The Pongo abelii isolate AG06213 chromosome 11, NHGRI_mPonAbe1-v2.0_pri, whole genome shotgun sequence genome includes a window with the following:
- the LOC100439427 gene encoding peptidyl-prolyl cis-trans isomerase A-like: protein MVNPTVFFNIAVDSEPLGQISFELFADKIPKTAENFCALSTGEKAFGYKCSCFHRIIPGFMYQGGDFTRHNGTGGKSIYREKFDDENFILKHTGHGILSMANAGPSTNGSQFFICTAKSEWLDGKHVVFGKMKEGMNIVEAMERCGSRNGKTSKKITTADYGQL from the coding sequence ATGGTCAACCCCACCGTGTTCTTCAACATTGCCGTTGACAGCGAGCCCTTGGGCCAAATCTCCTTCGAGCTGTTTGCAGACAAGATTCCAAAGACAGCAGAAAATTTTTGTGCTCTGAGCACTGGAGAGAAAGCATTTGGTTATAAGTGTTCCTGCTTTCACAGAATTATTCCAGGGTTTATGTATCAGGGTGGTGACTTCACACGCCATAATGGCACTGGTGGCAAGTCCATCTACAGGGAGAAATTTGATGATGAGAACTTCATCCTAAAGCATACAGGTCATGGGATCTTGTCCATGGCAAATGCTGGACCCAGCACAAATGGTTCCCAGTTTTTCATCTGCACTGCCAAGAGTGAGTGGTTGGATGGCAAGCATGTGGTCTTTGGCAAGATGAAAGAAGGCATGAATATTGTGGAGGCCATGGAGCGCTGTGGGTCCAGGAATGGCAAGACCAGCAAGAAGATCACCACTGCTGACTATGGGCAACTCTAA